A stretch of DNA from Perca fluviatilis chromosome 15, GENO_Pfluv_1.0, whole genome shotgun sequence:
TTGCAAACCGCGGCGATTTCCTACATAAAGGAAGCAACTTTTAGAGACAAACCCAGTGTGTTTGAAGATGTGTGGAAGGGTGATTTAAAATGTGGAAAGATGACAAAAAGGatcaaatgacaaaaacaaatgggtGGTTTGCCAATAAAGGGGCAGAACGCTTCATACAGCGGCGTGGAGCATGTTAATTAAAACACAACTCGCCACTGCTACTGTTTTTGTAATCTTTGACCACTTTTAAATCTTTCTGTATTTTATTGGTTAATTAGAAAGAAGCTGTCAGTACCTGATGCAGTGTGCAAAAACTTAAGAACCCAAATTTATGATATGAAAATGTCCTGTCAGTTTTACTTTTTCTCTTCTGCGTTTTCTTGATGCTTTTTCTGACTGGATATGTTTAGATTCTGGACCGGTTCTGACAGTATGATATGGGGTGTAATTTGACCGTCTGGGTCAATTTGAGTGCCTTGTCTCGTTTCAGAGACAAACTTCAAGGATTCAACCTCAGGACAACTTTAATTGTGTACATCTGCGGCCTTGTGGCAACATGAAAAAAACCAACATCCAGTATGACTGTGCCATGCTGAGATCTACTGCATGCTGAGCAgtctttgtttgtgtgactgtctgcagcagcagcattaggcgccgataccgtgggtgctccggaactcgagcacccacggaaaatactgagcacccacgtgtgccagactgccagtaggctacattcatttaaaattaaacattgcagttggtgctaagtggagcgtctgtcatattgtgattggttatgttgctgtcagtcccctgctccatatcctatccaccaatcagagcgtctcTCGGATGAAAACGCCTCAACATTTGGTAGCGAGCTTTGTGGGCCTAGGCACACAAGTCCACACAGTAAAAACAGGCAATTGACCGCCTGTTTTTACTGGGTGGACTTGTGTGCTATCTTCATGTGACCTCGATAGCCAGGCCTACTAATTCATGTTTAGCCTTAGGCTACTAGACAGGTGGCATTGATTcattaatttcccacgaagctgatcgtgGTTACATGTCAGTTCAACTTTTCAAcgccaatcctatctgtatttgagaagtggcgctgttaataggcgtgtgtgtttgtgtcagccgctgtccatttcctaaggttctgaaatgcaaacattttttgactactctttttttttttaaatggcgtGCACCCGCGAGCACCCAcgaaggaaaacataaatcggcgcctatgcatTGCACAGATTCCTCCTAAAATAACAAGAAGCCAGATCTTAACTACACATTTTGAAATCTTTGTGAAGCTGATGGGCAAATGGCTTGTTTTAAGGCTCAGACCCAGTCTGTTAACACAAAATGGAAGTTACTACAATCTAAATTGTTGATGCGTACATGATTACACATGGTAGGTTAAATCAAATATtccatagtctcgcattgcaagaacttcctccacagcgccgcggaggagTCCActcgcaaaattacgaatcccactatggccacgccaagacccgccctacgaagcagctcaattagttggggttaggcatttcacctcgagtggttaaggttagggttaggggattggtcaggggataggacctgtaaatgtaagcatggacgcctggccaattgtagtgtgtgaatgctgttgaagggcgggtcttggcgtggccatagtgggatttgtaatatcgctgtccacacagcattccgggatgggaggaaaaacgtgctctagtttattggcatttctttaaaccaatgaaATCCGGCTGTTGCCGCCAGAATTTCCAAGCAAtcagagcaatcctggaagtggaacgtcgtggatatagactagtttaCCAGGGTATGAGAATGCAGATTTTAGCTAGGGTACCTTAACCCGAATATAATCAGGTTTTTTAACTGCATGTAAATGCACTTCCTGTTTATCATCTTGtgacccctcagatttatcttgcgacaaaaacaaatgctgcTTATGCATTATGAACAatctaataatgtcatatttaaaTTGAAAGATCATCACATTTCCTTGGCGTTTCTCATACACCTTTATGTTAATCTTCTAAAACAAATAAGGAAATATATATTTGCACTATTCTTGGTGTAGCCTTTACAACCCATGGAGCTGTAATGTTATCTTGAGCAGTCACAGAAATTGGACCGATACTATCATTCCAACATCTGCCATGCATTGCAGCCACTGACACCAAATAACCAAATGTTCTCACACACCCATTTGGCAAAGAAATCAATCATCAACAGGATTAAGACAAACCCCAAAAAAGggaattttattcattttttttaaaagcaatgaaaataatcactgACAGCAGTGCTGGCCTGGATAAATAGGTGGATACTGTAAGAAACGGTTAGTGGATAGTGAGCAAAACACTTTATTCGTGCATATCACATGAAGCTCACAAATGCTGCGAAGGTTTGATAATAGTGGATAAAAGTTATCCTGAGATTACACAAGAAATGAGCCATGAATTTGTATGTAATGATGGGTTGGGAGGCACAAAGGATGCCTCtgtgttcataaaaaaaaagtgttttctcCTCGGATTCATTTCACATCCAGAAGaagccacaaaaccaaccacataaattatataaaaagttGTGATATGTGGAGTGAAAGAACGGGCATTCATTCCCAGACAATAATGATGATTCTGCATTTGACTGACAGATCATTTTCTGTTTAGTACCGGCGAGTCACAGCCGGTCTCTGGGGTTGATCTCGGGAGCCAAAGTATCTCTGGTAGGCCTGCTGGGTGCCGTGGCGATAGGCGTAGTTGCGACACGGAGAGTAGTCCTCACAAGTCTCCGCTTGCCTCTCCGCTGGAGACTTTTTCTTCCTGGACAAGTGGGAGGGGAGGGCAGATACACAAAGGCAGACAGAAGTAGTTGGAGAAAGTTGGAAGAAtggtggaaaaaaaaggaagagggTCATGTCGTGAATCTGATGTTGTTACATGAATTGCTATTCGGTTATCTTATCTGGGATGTGTGGTTTTACATATGTACAACATAAAGGAAGTGTTATGTGCTGTGTATGCACGCCTGTGGTTGTGTCTTCTACCTCATGAAGTTGTAATGGTTGTAGCCATTCCCTCTGGGCGGGTTGTATACGTTTCCCCTCTGTGGCGAGATGAACGAGTTGGCTTGGTTTGGAGGCACAAACAGATCTGGAACCACAAGCGTTTAGTCGACAAAAAAAATCCCTGTTTTAATCAGGTAAGGCATGCACATCGTGCAACTGATGTGGGTCAGCTGGAATGAAGGGTAGGGGTACGTTAGTAAAGGGTTAaatacattatactgtataccAGGCGGTGTCATGTTTGTTAGAATTGCATGCATGTTTTTCCATGAACGAGAAACACAACATTTGATCACCTTCTTCAGATTCTGTGCTTTCATTAGAATCTACGGGAAAAACATGGAATCGGGTTAATCATAAAATGATGATAAATGGGATATATTATATGTTATGAATAGATAATGGCTCCTGAATGATGGGATGTCAGGGAGGATCTGTACCATAGCAGACGCAGAAAGAAACCGCAGCACAGAGTGCCAGACACTGAAGGAGGCTCCTCATCCTGGGGCTTGTTTATCTGCCTGTCTGCtggaagagaggagaaagagctgtttcagtgagtcaTGTCAGCACCAAAGTAAGACTAAGAtaggaaaagaaggagaaaaatgAGAGTAACAGAAAGGAATGGAGCGAGAAAGTGGCTCAGATTTTAAAACTGCGGGTAAGAACCACATCGGTGGCTGAAAGAGGCTGTTTCCAAATCTGTGCTTGAGGTTTTGTACATATATCTATACATGCTGGCACGTTGCTGCAGAATTTCTGCATGAAACCAAAGTTATACGTATTCAAAAGACCAGATTTTTAATTAGATAAACATGATTCCAAAGATCTCGTCACTTAAGTCAGGGCCGATCTAAAATCAACGCTCAATGGCTGGAACCTCAGTTTGTAGGGAACAACCACAAGAGACTCGCTGTCTAacttctcactcactcactcactcactcactcactcactcactcacacacacacacactcacacacacacacacacacacacatctgcactCAATCACAAGCATAAGTGACATAAGGTAAGGTGCGTGTGACACCTGTACAAACAGAACGGCCAGATGTGTGCAACAACCCAACgtacgcatgcacgcacacacacacacacacacacacacacacacacacacacacacacacacacacacgctttcaTCCTCATCTTCTGTTTGTGGGATTTGGACTGGATTTTGTTTCAGCAGCCCTCCTTCTCACCATCAATAGCagcttttattttacataaaccatgcacacacacacgcacatggaAACAACTcacgtacacgcacacacacacacacacacacacacacacacacacacacacacacacacacacacacacacacacacacacacagtgctctTGACATCATCCCCTCAAGCATATCTTGGCTTACAGTTGTACCCAGACTCAGTGGGCACCAAGCAGAGAGCCTCAGGCTCAAAGTTTACAAAGACTGGCAAAGACATCTagacaagagtgtgtgtgtgtgtgtgtgtgtgtgtgtgtgtgtgtgtgtgtgtgtgtgtgtgtgtgtgtgtgtgtcaggtgctGACAACAGTGTCTACACAGTTTTATGCCTGTCTGAGTCTTTGCAGGGGTCCTGGTGGGTTCATATTCCCTGCGGGCAGAATGTGCCCACCTCCCTGGAAACAGCCACAGCCATGATGCTGGGCATCACGCTGAGGCTACATATCAAGTACTCTTTACCCAAACAGAGGAGAACTGTACGCCTATTGTACTATGAGGATTGCACAATActaaaaacatcacaaaaaatgcatcagctaataaataaaatgtgcaaAAGTTTGGATTAGTTTTAAAATACTTTTCACCAGTCATTAGTTTTAAGATTATTTGCTTTAATGTACTTACCGTGAAAGATAATTATGGAGTGAGAAGTCTTGGGaatatctctctgtgtgtattttctcCCGAGGAATATTTCCTAATTCCTCACAGCAAGGCTTTTATACTCACCTcctttcccccccaccccttcaTTTCTACCCACCGACTCCCTCCCCTTAGCCCTCGCCCACTCTCTCCTCCCTTACAACCCGGGTATTAGCTCACTCTATCCCCAACTCCCACGCCCTCACCGAAAAATACAGTAGGTGTCGGAAAGGCGAGGAGAAGGAAGGGAGAAAAACAAGCTGGGGTAAACAGAGAGGAGGGTGAGGGGAAGGCTGGCACGGGGACATCTAACCTGCCTCATGGCAGGTACCTGATAATATTCACTGCTGTTTGCCAACATAAAAAGACCATTCATACAGAAACAACATGGGCCGACTCCACCTTTTGACCCCCATATGTCTCTGACAAACATTTACAGCAAAACTTCCAGAGAGCTGACGACACTGACCATGGTTTAAAGGCAGATTTGGGGGAGAACTATCTCTTTAACATTCATGAATGGAAGCTGTGATCTCATATCGGCcatggactgtgtgtgtgtgtgagtataaaAACATCAGTCCCCTGTATTACTGCTGCTATTCTAGCAACATAACACAGCACCATTTGGGCACTTTACTCTCTGGCATGTATTAACCCtaatatctccacagcgctgtggaggaaggtctggctacaccacagatacattctgggataggagaaaaaaaaaaaaactcttttgcatttctttaaaccaatcacaatcatctggGGGGCTAAGCTCAGGATGCAGCGACagcggctctgcaaaatggtctcgggaaggaactgcACCCCGCGAAAGAAAAcgttacatacaatattaaaggtcccatggcattacaatttcactttatgaggttttttaacattaatatgcatttataagctcagatgggccaatctggaatctagctccttatgaggtcataaggggaaaggttaccatGACTTCctaggaaagctcattgtgggactggctctagtggctgtaattctgcaccaaggctgaatttggggaaagaaacttcagatacagtattaggggaccactaaggtctatataaaagagacttcagatacagtattaggggaccactaaggtctatataaaagagacttcagatacagtattaggggaccactaaggcctatataaaagagacttcagatacagtattaggggaccactaaggcctatataaaagagacttcagatacagtattaggggaccactaaggcctatataaaagagacttcagatacagtattaggggaccactaaggtctatataaaagagacttcagatacagtattaggggaccactaaggtctatataaaagagacttcagatacagtattaggggaccactaaggtctatataaaagagacttcagatacagtattaggggaccactaaggcctataaaaaagacttcagatacagtattaggggaccactaaggtctatataaaagagacttcagatacagtattaggggaccactaaggcctatataaaagagacttcagatacagtattaggggaccactaaggcctatataaaagagacttcagatacagtattaggggaccactaaggtctatataaaagacttcagatcgctgtgtgtacttcgtccacaaaTTATTGCATGATCCAAACTTTCTTcaaaatttgccattttcagcgtgtagcttgctagcccgaaggttgttgtttcccgtagcgaagggattttAAGATGAGCATGAGCTATGCGCTGTATGTCAGGCTATATACTGGAAATGTTCCGCCATTGTTCCAAACTTACTTCTCAGCGAGTCTTTAGCTCACTGTTGTAAAGTTCACGTAGTCACACAGAACAACCTCCCCATGGTGTATATCTAAGAGTTACCTAACACCACATCACATTTGACTCAGCGGGAAACATCTGTGAATAGCTTTGTGAAAGCAGACCCTCGCcaacagtaaacaaaccagaATAGAAGGAACGGCTATGCTAGGAACCAGCGggactcagacagacagataaacatTGAGACAGATATAAAGATGGAGATAAACCCCGCCGACAGATAAGAAAGGAATTCAGATGgagcacagagacagaaagcacATCTAAGATGTTTTTGGCGCTGGAACTGCAGACATATTCAGAGATGTGGTCATATTAGGCTGTTAAATCTGGAACCACTGAGCAACAATTTGGTCTCAGAGATATTAAATGTCCCATTTCCACAGGCAAATACCTTGATTTTAATGAGTGAACTTTGCATTTGTTCCTAAACTTAGAGAAAGGCAAGAGGAGAGGCGAATGAGAAAAGGTGGAGTGGGTGATTGCATGGAAAGAAGTGGTCAAATAGAGATTTACTTTTTCCACCCGTCTCCTCCCAAATGTTCTTTCTTATTTACGCCATCTCTAAAGTCATATTTCTGATGTTCTCTCATGTGCATCCCCCTCTCTGTACCGGCAAACTTCAgctcttttcccttttctcaCTCTCTGTCCTGCTTTAACCAGCCTCAGCCTTTCCGTGTCCGTGCGGTGCAAGAAAATATCCAGGTCCTTAAGAAATGTTATGAATGCACGTAAAAGAGGGCCAGAACagaatcttgttttttttttttttggtaagtGTGCCAGAGGCTTAGATAAAAGATAAATGAAAAACAGAAGGGAAGTGGAAAAACAGGATGGGATATGCCCGGCGGAGCTGAGCATGATGGTTGTGACTAACAGAGTTCACCTGTGCAGTACATCTGGGCTTTGGCTGAAGAGAGACGTCATTATGGGAGCAGGAGGCGGTAAAAGGCCCATTCAAGTCATGCGGGTACTGTAGGAGGAAGCGACAGATGCAATGTGACATTGGAGGGGTAATATAACTGGGTCAGACTCTATTGAGGCTAAACATTATGATAGCAAAAGAAGGAGGAATGGAAGGAAATAATGAGCATTTGGCAGGAGAATGAATGCAGAAGTGAAAAACAGAAGGAAAGTGCATGAATTCTGATCATTAGGGCATGACCACAGATGTGCTAGCTATCCAAATAATGtctgcaaaaacacacattcgAACCTGTCTGGGCAGGCTCAGTGGTTGAGCAGGTGTACCTGTGGCTGACAGGGAAAAACACTTACTCAACAACAACTCCCAAATAGTTGTAGTTTGGCCCTTAACTGCGAGCACCAGATATTTCCTCTTCTATTTTTACGTCTTATTTTGTTATTGCTCATTGCTGTGATTcaccttaaaaacaaaatcttTTTGAAAACAGTAGACACGTTAAGGCGTAAGTGACTCAGAGAGAAGACATGATGTGAGGTCAAGCTCGTTCCCTGGCTCTGTGGGATGGAGGGGCATGGCCAGACTGGATGAAGGACAGACATTACTCAGGACTGTCCTGTCCTCTGATGGCCCTGTTGTCCTGTGGCTGTGAATTATGCCATATGAACGTCAACATGTCATCGTGCAGATTTATGGCTGTCACATAACCATGCAGGACACACAGATCTTCAAGTGTGGTTTATTGGTATTGACTGATTTGATCTTAATCTAAATCTTTGCACGTGCACAGGTAAATTGTTTTACTATCGTTCTTTTTGGGAAGTCATTTGTAATGAAAGGCATTGGAGGATTTTCTTCCCCTGTCAGTTCTTTTTTTCGGTTCTGTTGTCTCTCCCAGGCCTCAGCACCTATTAACAAAATCCAGGGCATTGACTTAAACTTTATTTTAGTGGCATTGCAGCCCTGGTGCAGAAGGGAGACGAGGGAAACCCGAAGCATGAATGCATTGTGCttatgtaaaaaaacacaaggTGTCTCCTTTATAATTCCATCTGCTAGCAATCAACAAAAAATGCcttaaagctgctgtgtggtgggATGCACTAACAACAGGGTAAAGAACCTAGATCTAAGTTTCTATGCCAAACTCGTAAAACTGAGCTGGATAGGCTAGATCCAATAAGTAGTGAGGCTTCAGCAGGAAgtaaggggggtgggggggtgggggtgggggggcgacCAATAATCAGTCCGGGGAGTATTTttagtttcacttgttttcattttaaagaaattgtatatccaaatacaacacacatttcctaaaggctcagtctgccactttaaaaaaaaacaattccagtgctggttcaatggtatcagaattttggatagtcaccatggaaacattaattggtaatgtgacaagggctgggaagatttGCAAAACAGGCAACCAAGTGACAGTActcacaattgtcagattgacagcactctagcccaatggattgggGGGGTCGGGAGGGTGCCATTTTCTAGCCCCGCACTTGAGTATACAACATGTATTATAGTAGAATGAAGATCAATCAGAAAGTAATGCAGTATTTTGTTTGCAAGAGTCTTAGCTTACTAACAGCTAACCTGTCCTCTCTGGTAGACATAGGTTGCTAAAATAATCAGTTGACATCTAATGGCTccggctgtagcttcatattttctGTACTGTACCGGATTTAAGCTTACCGTAGCAAGAAAATTAATAAGCATATTTcttaaaatgttgaactattcctttacatttacattgttttgtttttattcatgcacCCTTGCAACGTGCCCATCAGTCCAAAAAATAACCATATTTTTTCATGTTCCTTTAAAGTCTGATGTGCAAAGGGCATGCAGGGCTGACCAGTGCACGTTTCTGATAAAGAACAGCTTCttctatgaaggtaaatatggtgcaaaacgtgagagcttgtagaatacaatgtgagaacttgcagaacaaaaaattgaactgtgttaaaatttgcacttgtaaaataaaatttgcacttgtaaaataaaaatttgcacttgtaaaataaaaatttgcacttgtaaaataaaaatgtgcacttgtaaaataaaaatttgcacttgtaaaaattattcacatttgaagtcacaaaagaaaaaaaaacatgagagcttgtaaaaaaatctgaacttgtaaattgaaatttgcacttgtagaaaaaatattcacaaatgtgtagattgatatttgcatgaacacaatgacagctgcaaacttgtaatgcaacatttacttacgtactttttttactcaggttgattttccatcacaaccacaactcagtgattacaacctctcgatctgtcactgtatgcgctctGCCATCACAAAGAGGCGAATTCGcgtcgacttttgcaacacttgttggcgattacatttggtgcaaaactaatttgtacctgtggacttaggctgtggagctctgatccaacagaacggggaaagcagggtttctatcgccagatgagggacaactctgtccgggcttatttagctatgtcgcatggaagcctggttgaatagcaagctagcgttagctaactaaccaaccagcctgattctaaataaataccttttaattatcttaacactttttaacagtcaaactgaaacactggcggtgagctccaggtcctgcagacggaccgtcaccagcgggtatcggccagcggagcaacatcgctattatggccagaaagcttcgctgccgacctcgacctgcagtcggagctccagcgggacacggagagccccgcacccggtagcagctcaccgctagtgttggtggaatagcaagctagcgttagctaactaaccagcttctaaataaataccttttagttatctaaacactttaacagtcaaactgaaacactggcggtgagctccaggtcctgcagccgcagacggaccgtcatcagcgggtaacacgtgccaagttctgcatcccCGCCAAGATTCCATccataaggggaaataatgattttataaggcaaagtagctactgtttaattaaaatgtaggctatatacattcctttgtcatgttcatcaatgatgattataattttacaacgtttagagacatcaatgttttatcagactatcatttccttgctacctgggtgCAAATCTCGCAGCAACGAGGGTTAAGAGATGACGCATTATTCGGCAAAAATGATTGCTGCTGCCCGCGAGGTGGATGTAATTATgcagaagctattgttgctgcctgcgggtgcaatgattggcagtgaggaacaacatcagcaaagcaagctgtggtcatggccggggATGTGCCGATGCTACCGGGTGCGGGCCTCTGTGTTCTGGTCCGGAGTCGCGCTGAcggtcgaggtcggcagcgacgctttctggcaataatagcgatgttgctccgcgGCCGATACCCgcggtgacggtccgtctgcggctgcaggaccgaCCCGCAAGCCCACCgcgtgtttcagtttgactgttaaaaagtgttaagataattaaaaggtatttatttagaatcaggctggttgttTATAGcgtaacgctagcttgctattcaaccaggcttccatgcgacatagctaaataagccggacagagttgtccctcatctggcgatagaaaccctgctttccccgttctgttggatcagagctccacagcctaagtccacaggtacaaattagttttgcacaaatgtatcgcaacaagtgttgcaaaagtcgaggcgcagattcgCTCTTTGGTGATGCgagagcgcatacagtgacagattcgagaggttgtaatcactgagttgtggttgtgatggaaaatcaacctgagtaaaaaaaaagtacatgagtaaatgttgcattacaagtttgcagctgtcattgtgttcatgcaaatatcaatctacacatttgtgaatatttttcctacaagtgcaaattccaatttacaagttcagatttttttacaagctctcatgtttttttctttgtgtgacttcaaatgtgaataatttttacaagtgcaattttattttacaagtgcaaatttttattttacaagtgcacattttattttacaagtgcacatttttattttacaagtgcaaatttttattttacaagtgcaaatttttattttacaagtgcaaattttaacatacatgttaaatttttttgttctgcaagttctcacattgtatccTACAAGCTCTAcgtttgcaccatatttaccttcatattcTTCTCCGGCGATCATTTTATTAAAGTAATTCCTGCTGTTGCATGACTTTATAGAAGTATATTTGGACTGCTACTTCCTCTGGCTTAATCAATGTTTAGAGGTGGATTTCAGATCTTGAGCCACAAATGACTCATAATATTTAAACACTCTCTTCATCCAGAGTATGCTTGTCTCCAAACAAATCTTGTCATCGTCAAGATGATGGGTGGTGGTGGATAAGGGAGCGAGCTGGCTGGCTGAACGCTGCGCCGTGTCTCACCTCTTTCCCTCCATCTCCTGTAATCTCTCGCAGCTGCAGCCAACCTTTTATTACAGAGAGATCACATAAGTACAAATAATTCCAATTTAGGAAATAGTTTATGAAATAATGATGAATTGCGCCCTGCATGATTTTGGGTTTAATCTTCAGTGAGAGGTGGTTTCACGAGATTGTACTACCTTCATCTGTAGCCCACGCATATAACACAAATATGCGTCTATCTAGAAGTCTTGATATAAATCTGCAGGCTGTTCTCAGGAACTATTCGTACAGCTACACAATGTAAAACACTGTAATAAGTAAACatgtatttgtctttgttttgtattattttgtctgtattttCTTGTGAGTTTTGCATTTTAACGAAGTGCCTTGCGAGTATTcgcccttgaacgtttcgaccttttgccacattcaggcctcaaacataaagataaaaactgtaatttttgtgaagaatcaacaacaagtgggtccattatgaagtggaacgaaattcattggctatttcaaaccttttaacaaataaaaactgaaaaagtgggcgtcaAAATTATCAGCCCTTTaccagtgcagcaaactctccagaagttcagtgaatCTCTGAatatccaatgttgacctaaatactaatgatgataaatagaatccagctgtgtgtaatcaagtctcgtgataaatgcacctgctctgtgatagtctcagaggtcctgtaaagcgcagagagcatcatgaagaacaaggaacacaccaggcaggtccgagatactgttgtggagaagtttaaagccggattggatacaaaaagattccAAGCTTTAAactcccaaggagcactgtgcaagcgatatattgaaatggaaggagtatcagaccactacaaatctacgaagacccgctccctctaaactttcagctcatacaatga
This window harbors:
- the LOC120575464 gene encoding matrix Gla protein isoform X1, with product MRSLLQCLALCAAVSFCVCYDSNESTESEEDLFVPPNQANSFISPQRGNVYNPPRGNGYNHYNFMRKKKSPAERQAETCEDYSPCRNYAYRHGTQQAYQRYFGSRDQPQRPAVTRRY
- the LOC120575464 gene encoding matrix Gla protein isoform X2 yields the protein MRSLLQCLALCAAVSFCVCYDLFVPPNQANSFISPQRGNVYNPPRGNGYNHYNFMRKKKSPAERQAETCEDYSPCRNYAYRHGTQQAYQRYFGSRDQPQRPAVTRRY